A section of the Chitinivibrionales bacterium genome encodes:
- a CDS encoding tetratricopeptide repeat protein gives MVKRWLLMCGAAGLFMISLFAATSRADDTFDKMINDKNYKAALDYADDKIPAPSRTADVWVKLGKANESLGLIEKALACYLVSWRLNPKDYESLLGAARIYNKLDQPENALEKAQKALEINFTAEASWEYAAACIKLKRPADAKKALEKVIQTDSSNAIANRELGNIYYNDKQYGNALPLLQKSYARQPDADLAFRLGKVCLELNKVDDAINYLKEASAKNPSLTEATLELARCYYKKEKYLAAASEYEKIASRPEMTAMDEYARAVSNEKNNNMDNAIKAYLQAIEKFGTATSPEALTARLKVGNANLEKKNYEAALAQYQFIANADPQGKFVENINFLLADAYDGSGNGPKAILCLEKALAQNPNNIEATARLADLYEKNGMGEKAKTTYEKMISLNPNDPKVYMTLGQYNLKAKKFAEALKYFEKCYLLDHGAKSAEGIAITASTLNQWDKARDAAESAIKLDGNLMDARIILTKAYLKDKNFTGAKDELEFLVSKKPSELEYWKQLAICYDQTNDKAKLAIADKKIAEMDKTNVDSRLRLARYALDQKDSKQAFDMYKELSVLSPQNPEVFRNLYELCMKSGDKGGASVYLRKYIQLNPSDAVAQRNLGDLLYELKDQDGALNAYRAALKLDPTIKGFLKRYAELVIAKGQQDEVIRVLTRAIAAGEADVGSYTTLGMIYQKSSQFGKALEMYQKAMQMDPQNLDVLSALAECQAKTGDRNGAIITYEQVIMMNPKAEIELKELGDLYLKDGRNDQAISVYKKYLEKVPTDQDVAKGVGMALYQKKQYQEATKYFDLVKEKGAEDIDYLMAAGESYYLAGNSKRAQEIYEGLRLRKPTVPGIKKVLKILAESYEKDNNLQKAVDMYADYSMLPGAKDPDVAYKAGFLQEKVNPMRARKIYEDNVAAFPNDYRNMLRLGILYAKDKTMLSRSAALLKKASTIADTIPAMWIEMAQVYNKLGNDRGELEAYKKLVTMDPQNLEANKRLGYLLMKGGAVTDAMVYLEMANTLSNKDPDIMILLAQGYIKTNRAKDAIDVLEKAKALKTDDADIRLQLVELYKKTDQPKKALEEMKQLIAIKHDNKILLPYASALYEDGKCKEAEDVIEDIKATDPENIEALMVLARALRCEKKLDQSVETYKEISYINPNYAPALYERADVHLQQNKPQWAKTFFERALRADPNYALGYLGLARLAKMQKNNALYLQNLDKAIQLDPNNAEIKEEAKNAKR, from the coding sequence ATGGTAAAACGGTGGTTACTCATGTGCGGCGCGGCGGGACTTTTCATGATTTCACTTTTTGCGGCAACGTCGCGCGCCGACGACACATTTGACAAGATGATAAACGACAAGAACTACAAGGCCGCCCTTGATTACGCCGACGACAAGATACCCGCTCCCTCCAGGACCGCCGATGTCTGGGTGAAGCTCGGCAAGGCCAACGAATCGCTCGGCCTCATCGAGAAGGCGCTCGCCTGCTATCTCGTGTCGTGGCGTCTCAATCCCAAGGACTACGAATCGCTGCTCGGCGCGGCGCGAATCTACAACAAGCTCGACCAGCCCGAAAATGCGCTCGAAAAGGCGCAGAAGGCGCTCGAAATCAATTTCACCGCCGAGGCGAGCTGGGAATACGCCGCCGCCTGCATCAAGCTCAAAAGGCCGGCCGACGCGAAGAAGGCGCTCGAAAAGGTGATCCAGACCGACTCCTCAAACGCAATCGCCAACCGCGAACTCGGCAACATCTATTACAACGACAAACAGTACGGCAATGCCCTGCCGCTTCTGCAGAAATCCTATGCTCGGCAGCCCGACGCCGACCTGGCCTTCAGGCTCGGAAAAGTCTGTTTGGAACTTAACAAGGTGGACGATGCCATCAACTATTTAAAAGAAGCGTCCGCAAAAAACCCTTCTCTCACCGAAGCCACGCTCGAACTTGCCCGCTGCTACTATAAAAAGGAGAAATACCTCGCCGCGGCGAGCGAATACGAGAAAATAGCGTCGCGGCCCGAGATGACCGCGATGGATGAGTACGCCCGCGCCGTGTCGAATGAAAAAAACAATAATATGGACAACGCCATCAAGGCCTATCTGCAGGCCATTGAAAAATTCGGCACCGCCACATCGCCGGAAGCGCTCACCGCGAGGCTCAAGGTCGGCAACGCCAATCTTGAAAAGAAAAACTACGAGGCGGCGCTCGCCCAATACCAATTCATCGCCAATGCCGACCCGCAAGGAAAATTCGTCGAGAACATCAATTTCCTGCTTGCCGACGCCTACGATGGTTCCGGCAACGGCCCCAAGGCCATCCTCTGCCTCGAAAAGGCGCTTGCACAGAACCCGAACAACATCGAAGCCACCGCGCGGCTTGCCGACCTGTATGAGAAGAACGGCATGGGCGAAAAGGCCAAGACCACCTACGAGAAAATGATATCGCTTAATCCCAACGACCCCAAGGTTTACATGACCCTGGGCCAGTACAACCTCAAGGCAAAAAAGTTTGCGGAAGCGTTGAAATATTTTGAGAAATGCTACCTGCTTGACCACGGCGCGAAATCGGCGGAGGGCATTGCGATCACCGCCTCGACGCTCAACCAGTGGGACAAGGCCCGCGACGCGGCGGAATCGGCGATCAAATTGGACGGCAACCTCATGGACGCGCGGATCATCCTTACCAAGGCATACCTCAAGGACAAAAATTTTACCGGCGCAAAGGACGAGCTCGAATTTCTGGTAAGTAAAAAACCGTCGGAACTCGAATACTGGAAGCAGCTCGCGATATGCTACGATCAGACTAACGACAAGGCCAAACTCGCAATCGCGGACAAGAAAATCGCCGAGATGGACAAGACCAACGTCGATTCGCGGCTCAGGCTTGCGCGTTACGCGCTCGACCAGAAGGATTCCAAGCAGGCGTTCGACATGTACAAAGAACTGTCCGTGCTCAGCCCGCAAAACCCCGAGGTATTCCGCAACCTGTATGAGCTGTGCATGAAGAGCGGCGACAAGGGCGGTGCCAGCGTTTACCTTCGCAAGTACATCCAGCTCAACCCGTCCGACGCAGTCGCGCAGCGCAACCTCGGCGACCTGCTCTACGAACTCAAGGACCAGGACGGCGCACTGAATGCCTACCGCGCAGCGCTCAAGCTCGATCCAACCATCAAAGGGTTCCTCAAGCGCTACGCCGAGCTTGTGATCGCGAAAGGCCAGCAGGACGAGGTCATCCGCGTGCTCACCCGCGCGATCGCGGCCGGAGAGGCCGACGTGGGTTCGTACACTACGCTCGGCATGATCTACCAGAAGAGCAGCCAGTTCGGCAAGGCACTCGAAATGTACCAGAAGGCCATGCAGATGGACCCGCAAAACCTTGACGTTCTTTCGGCGCTGGCCGAATGCCAGGCAAAGACCGGGGACCGGAACGGCGCAATCATCACTTACGAACAGGTGATCATGATGAACCCCAAGGCCGAAATCGAGCTCAAGGAGCTCGGCGACCTCTACCTCAAGGACGGACGAAACGACCAGGCCATCAGCGTGTACAAGAAATACCTCGAGAAGGTTCCGACCGACCAGGACGTGGCAAAAGGCGTTGGCATGGCGCTGTACCAGAAAAAGCAATATCAGGAGGCGACCAAATATTTCGATCTTGTCAAGGAAAAAGGCGCCGAAGACATCGACTACCTCATGGCCGCCGGCGAAAGCTATTACCTCGCAGGCAACAGCAAAAGAGCGCAGGAAATCTACGAGGGGCTGCGGCTCCGCAAGCCCACGGTTCCCGGCATCAAGAAAGTCCTCAAGATCCTCGCCGAGTCGTACGAGAAGGACAACAACCTGCAAAAAGCCGTCGACATGTACGCCGACTATTCCATGCTTCCGGGCGCAAAAGACCCGGACGTCGCGTACAAGGCCGGGTTCCTGCAGGAAAAGGTCAACCCGATGCGCGCGCGTAAAATTTACGAGGACAACGTGGCCGCGTTTCCCAATGACTACCGCAACATGTTGCGTTTGGGCATTCTGTACGCAAAAGACAAGACCATGCTTTCGAGATCAGCCGCGCTCCTGAAAAAAGCGTCCACCATCGCGGACACGATCCCTGCCATGTGGATCGAAATGGCCCAGGTCTATAACAAACTGGGCAACGACCGGGGCGAGCTCGAGGCGTATAAAAAACTCGTCACCATGGACCCGCAGAACCTCGAGGCGAACAAACGCCTGGGTTACCTCCTTATGAAGGGTGGTGCGGTCACCGATGCCATGGTGTACCTCGAAATGGCCAACACCCTTTCGAACAAGGACCCCGACATCATGATCCTGCTCGCGCAAGGGTATATCAAGACAAACAGGGCCAAAGATGCTATTGACGTGCTCGAAAAGGCAAAAGCCCTCAAGACCGATGACGCCGACATCAGACTGCAGCTCGTGGAGCTGTACAAGAAGACCGACCAGCCGAAAAAGGCGCTCGAAGAAATGAAACAGCTCATCGCCATCAAGCACGACAACAAGATTTTACTCCCTTACGCATCGGCCCTTTATGAGGACGGAAAATGCAAGGAAGCAGAGGATGTCATCGAGGACATCAAGGCCACGGACCCGGAAAACATCGAAGCGCTCATGGTCCTTGCGCGGGCGTTGCGCTGCGAAAAGAAACTGGATCAATCAGTGGAAACGTACAAGGAAATCTCCTATATCAATCCCAACTACGCGCCCGCGCTGTACGAGCGCGCCGACGTGCATCTGCAGCAGAACAAACCCCAGTGGGCCAAGACGTTCTTTGAACGGGCGCTGCGCGCCGATCCGAATTACGCGCTCGGATACCTGGGACTTGCACGGCTGGCAAAAATGCAGAAGAACAACGCGTTGTACCTCCAGAATCTCGACAAGGCAATACAGCTCGATCCGAACAACGCCGAGATAAAGGAAGAGGCGAAGAACGCCAAACGGTAA
- a CDS encoding N-acetylmuramoyl-L-alanine amidase, which translates to MNITDCLLDIHNNTPLGRATVADCVRAQGKKHLWDERSSPFCDTIVIHYMSAVNVTPARPFSLKRMLKIFCDYGVSSHYLIQRNGVILRLVPEKKKAWHAGGSIMPGRDGREAVNNFSIGIELVATPRSGFTKRQYAACASLCRNIEKRRGKKFIYVGHEDIAGKKAVWLGLRKDIKRDPGSLFNWNRFRTMLRFPAA; encoded by the coding sequence ATGAACATCACCGACTGCCTGCTTGACATCCACAATAATACCCCGCTGGGCAGGGCCACGGTGGCCGATTGCGTGCGGGCGCAGGGCAAGAAACATTTATGGGACGAGCGCTCTTCTCCGTTTTGCGATACCATCGTGATCCATTACATGAGCGCGGTGAACGTGACTCCGGCCCGCCCGTTTTCCCTGAAAAGAATGCTGAAAATTTTCTGCGATTACGGCGTTAGCAGCCATTATCTGATCCAAAGAAACGGCGTTATTCTGCGCCTTGTGCCTGAGAAAAAAAAGGCCTGGCACGCGGGCGGCAGCATCATGCCCGGAAGGGACGGGCGCGAAGCGGTAAACAATTTCTCAATAGGAATCGAGCTTGTCGCCACCCCGCGCTCAGGGTTTACGAAGCGGCAATATGCCGCCTGCGCAAGCCTTTGCAGGAACATCGAAAAAAGGCGCGGAAAAAAATTCATCTATGTGGGGCATGAAGACATCGCGGGAAAAAAGGCCGTTTGGCTCGGCCTCAGGAAAGACATCAAGCGCGATCCCGGTTCGCTGTTCAACTGGAATCGGTTCAGAACGATGTTGCGTTTTCCCGCGGCATGA
- the tyrS gene encoding tyrosine--tRNA ligase, with translation MTFIEELTWRGMIQDIMPGTEEKLKNPGVCGYVGFDPTASSLQIGNLAAIMLLVQFQETGHKPLALVGGATGMIGDPSGKSEERNLLSVDEIQHNLECFKKQLSRFLDFSVRANKAEIVNNYDWFKGVSFLDFLRDAGKHLTVNYMIAKDSVKTRLESGISFTEFSYQLLQAYDFYWLYKNKNCVVQMGGSDQWGNITAGCELIRRKAGGEAFALTCPLLTKSDGTKFGKSAAGEKIWLDASMTSPYKFYQFWLNCADDDARRFIKIFTLMKKEEIDAVCREHDAAPHTRPLQKALAKDITIRVHSKTDWEGAVEASAILFGEGTTESLKKLSEQDLLSMFEGVPKASIAKSELQGGINIVEFLSTKCGILPSKGETKRLIQNGGVSVNKVKVPDAEYTVTTEALLNGKYILVQKGKKNYVLVNVK, from the coding sequence TTGACCTTCATCGAAGAACTCACCTGGCGCGGCATGATCCAGGACATCATGCCCGGCACCGAGGAAAAGCTGAAAAATCCGGGCGTGTGCGGCTACGTCGGCTTCGACCCCACCGCATCTTCTTTGCAAATCGGAAACCTGGCGGCCATCATGCTGCTTGTGCAGTTCCAGGAGACAGGGCACAAGCCGCTGGCGCTCGTGGGGGGCGCAACGGGCATGATCGGCGATCCGTCGGGAAAATCCGAGGAGCGCAACCTCCTCTCGGTTGACGAAATACAGCACAACCTCGAATGCTTCAAGAAGCAGCTTTCACGGTTCCTCGATTTTTCGGTCCGCGCCAACAAGGCCGAGATCGTGAACAACTACGACTGGTTCAAGGGCGTGTCGTTCCTCGATTTTCTGCGCGACGCGGGAAAACACCTGACGGTGAACTACATGATCGCCAAGGACTCGGTAAAAACACGTTTGGAAAGCGGCATTTCGTTCACGGAATTCTCGTACCAGCTCCTGCAGGCGTACGATTTCTACTGGCTTTACAAAAACAAAAACTGCGTCGTCCAGATGGGCGGATCGGACCAATGGGGAAACATCACGGCCGGGTGCGAGCTCATCCGGCGCAAGGCGGGCGGCGAAGCGTTCGCGCTTACCTGCCCATTGCTTACCAAGAGCGACGGCACCAAGTTCGGCAAGAGCGCCGCGGGCGAGAAAATCTGGCTTGACGCGTCCATGACCTCGCCGTACAAGTTCTACCAGTTCTGGCTGAACTGCGCCGACGACGACGCGCGGCGTTTCATAAAAATTTTCACGCTCATGAAAAAGGAAGAGATCGACGCCGTCTGCAGGGAGCACGACGCGGCGCCGCACACGCGGCCGCTGCAGAAGGCGCTGGCAAAAGACATCACCATCCGCGTGCACTCGAAGACCGACTGGGAAGGCGCGGTCGAGGCGTCGGCTATTTTGTTCGGCGAAGGCACCACGGAATCGCTCAAGAAACTTTCGGAGCAGGACTTGCTTTCGATGTTCGAGGGCGTTCCTAAGGCGTCAATCGCGAAATCGGAACTCCAGGGCGGGATCAACATCGTTGAATTTTTGTCCACTAAATGCGGTATTCTTCCGTCCAAAGGTGAAACAAAACGCCTGATTCAGAACGGCGGCGTGTCGGTCAACAAGGTAAAAGTGCCTGACGCGGAATATACGGTGACGACCGAGGCGTTGCTGAATGGGAAATATATTTTGGTACAAAAGGGAAAGAAGAATTACGTACTGGTGAATGTAAAATAA
- a CDS encoding serine/threonine-protein kinase: MPFSKKHPPVQPIRDLVKSLAHTAEQPLVPGTSFGVYELQRQIASGGTAAIFEALRAPDNKKVALKILHAHLAADPTFLARFEQEAKIAASLSHPNIVSVYEYGVVDGRHFIVMEYIDGFSLDDAIVKLKTVPCAAAAAIAAKACGALGFAHACNILHRDVKPGNIIVGRTGEVKVTDFGFSRVLDNPNTRLTVHNRVVGTPMYMSPEQIEGGSVTFSTDVFSLGTVLYFLVTGVPPFAGSGALAIMKKIIDGDYAQPRKINRKVPRKFQEIIVQCLERDRSLRYESMAELKSALDGFLMDARVESTEKGIGALVNLFNNAS, translated from the coding sequence ATGCCCTTTTCCAAAAAGCATCCTCCGGTGCAGCCCATCCGCGACCTGGTGAAAAGCCTCGCTCACACTGCGGAGCAGCCGCTTGTGCCGGGCACTAGCTTCGGCGTTTACGAACTGCAACGCCAAATAGCTTCAGGCGGCACCGCAGCCATATTCGAGGCTCTTCGTGCACCGGACAATAAAAAAGTCGCGCTGAAAATCTTGCATGCACACCTTGCCGCCGACCCGACGTTTCTCGCGCGGTTCGAACAGGAGGCGAAAATCGCGGCCTCGCTGTCGCACCCCAATATCGTTTCCGTCTACGAATACGGCGTTGTGGACGGCCGCCATTTCATTGTCATGGAATATATAGACGGTTTTTCCCTTGATGATGCCATTGTAAAGCTGAAAACGGTCCCCTGCGCCGCGGCAGCGGCGATAGCCGCAAAGGCATGCGGCGCACTCGGATTCGCTCACGCATGCAACATTCTCCACCGTGACGTGAAGCCGGGGAACATCATCGTCGGCAGAACGGGCGAGGTGAAGGTCACGGATTTCGGGTTTTCCAGAGTACTTGACAATCCGAACACCCGGCTCACCGTGCACAACAGGGTGGTGGGCACGCCCATGTATATGTCGCCGGAACAGATCGAGGGCGGCAGCGTCACGTTTTCCACCGACGTGTTTTCGCTGGGTACCGTTTTGTATTTTCTGGTGACCGGCGTGCCGCCGTTTGCCGGCAGCGGTGCCCTGGCGATCATGAAGAAAATTATCGACGGCGACTATGCACAGCCGAGGAAAATAAACAGGAAGGTGCCAAGGAAATTCCAGGAAATCATCGTACAATGCCTTGAACGGGATAGAAGCCTGCGGTACGAGAGCATGGCGGAATTGAAGAGCGCGCTTGATGGATTTCTGATGGACGCCCGTGTTGAATCTACGGAAAAGGGGATCGGCGCTCTTGTCAATTTATTTAACAATGCGTCAT